The following are from one region of the Paenibacillus sabinae T27 genome:
- a CDS encoding sugar ABC transporter permease, translating to MITGKKAKTAFRLSFSYIALVILTIFCAYPALWVLMSSFRTGDALFSDKIIPTSYTFSHYTTLFDKHPFGVWYGNTMKISIASMILGTILTLLTGYAFSVFRFAGRKNLMSILLVLGLFPGFMSMIAIYILLNQMNLLNTHTAVVIVYAAGAPLYFLFAKSYFDTIPKSLVEAARIDGAGHMPIFFRIVLPLSTPLIVFTSLMTFTGAFTDFIFAKLVLRSPEKKTLAVGLFDMIGDRFSTEFTTFAAGCVLAAVPVTILFILMQRFLVEGLTAGADKG from the coding sequence ATGATCACCGGTAAAAAAGCGAAAACGGCCTTCCGTCTGTCTTTCAGTTATATCGCGCTCGTTATTCTGACAATTTTCTGCGCCTATCCGGCCCTTTGGGTGCTGATGTCTTCTTTCCGTACGGGGGACGCGCTGTTCAGCGATAAGATCATTCCGACTTCGTATACGTTCAGCCATTATACTACGCTGTTCGATAAGCATCCCTTTGGCGTCTGGTACGGGAACACGATGAAGATCTCCATCGCCAGCATGATTCTCGGTACGATTCTTACGCTTCTGACAGGATATGCTTTCTCGGTATTCCGGTTTGCCGGGCGTAAAAATTTGATGAGCATTCTTCTTGTGCTCGGACTCTTTCCCGGCTTTATGAGCATGATTGCGATTTATATTTTGCTCAATCAGATGAATCTGCTCAACACGCACACCGCCGTCGTCATCGTGTATGCCGCGGGAGCGCCGCTGTACTTTCTGTTCGCCAAAAGCTACTTCGACACCATTCCGAAGAGTCTTGTCGAAGCCGCGCGGATTGACGGAGCTGGGCATATGCCGATTTTCTTCCGCATCGTGCTTCCGCTGTCAACGCCGCTCATCGTGTTTACATCGCTGATGACGTTCACCGGCGCGTTCACCGACTTTATTTTTGCAAAGCTGGTGCTGCGTTCGCCAGAGAAGAAGACCCTTGCCGTCGGCCTGTTCGATATGATCGGCGACCGCTTTTCTACTGAATTTACAACGTTTGCCGCAGGTTGCGTACTGGCCGCCGTTCCGGTGACCATCCTGTTTATTCTGATGCAGCGCTTCCTTGTAGAGGGATTGACGGCAGGAGCCGACAAGGGTTAA